One genomic window of Candidatus Latescibacter sp. includes the following:
- a CDS encoding Gfo/Idh/MocA family oxidoreductase: MNRRSYLQGFGAAGISAAAALASPIEASVTMSRILASQFSYPIKTFAPETIIKVGMIGIDGHTETILGDLPRMKNVQLTTYACYGAPKPPLPKGVRIYDRYEEMLEKEELDVVGICLPYSLNAGASIAAAKKKLHIVTEKPVATTIEDFEALLKAVISNRVRLTALLNMRLEPTFLAVKEAVAAGKIGEPILVTAQKSYKFGQNRPDFYKKKETYGGTIPWVGIHALDYIHFTTELHYTEVMAFHGNKDHPEYPGFEDYAGILLRLSNGGTAMVNIDYLRPETAPTHGDDRLRIIGAEGVIEIKDLGARVELITSSKPSQDIPLPDRKPFFADFISELRGEGRHVLKPEEPFEMTRVALLAYRSAEKNIPVRL; this comes from the coding sequence ATGAATCGCCGGAGTTATCTTCAAGGCTTTGGAGCGGCCGGTATTTCTGCGGCGGCAGCGCTCGCCTCCCCGATTGAAGCCTCTGTCACAATGTCACGGATTCTTGCTTCACAATTTTCGTACCCGATTAAGACATTCGCTCCTGAAACGATCATCAAGGTTGGAATGATCGGCATCGATGGGCATACGGAGACCATACTCGGCGATCTTCCCCGTATGAAGAATGTGCAACTTACCACCTATGCCTGCTATGGGGCGCCGAAGCCTCCCCTGCCGAAGGGGGTGAGAATCTATGACCGCTACGAAGAGATGCTGGAAAAGGAAGAATTGGATGTTGTCGGGATATGTCTTCCCTATTCGTTGAATGCGGGCGCTTCCATCGCCGCCGCGAAAAAGAAACTCCATATAGTCACCGAAAAACCGGTCGCCACCACCATCGAAGACTTCGAAGCTCTTCTCAAAGCTGTAATTTCAAACCGGGTCCGTTTAACCGCTCTCCTGAATATGCGGCTGGAGCCGACCTTCCTGGCTGTTAAGGAAGCGGTCGCAGCCGGTAAAATCGGCGAGCCGATTCTGGTCACCGCCCAGAAATCATACAAATTCGGTCAGAACCGTCCGGATTTCTATAAAAAGAAAGAGACCTACGGCGGAACAATACCCTGGGTGGGCATCCACGCCCTGGATTACATTCATTTCACCACGGAATTGCATTACACCGAAGTCATGGCGTTCCATGGCAACAAGGATCACCCGGAGTACCCCGGCTTTGAAGATTATGCCGGTATCCTCCTCCGGTTGAGCAACGGCGGAACAGCCATGGTGAACATCGATTACCTTCGGCCTGAAACCGCTCCCACTCACGGAGATGACCGTCTCAGGATTATCGGCGCAGAAGGGGTAATCGAAATCAAAGATCTTGGCGCGCGAGTGGAATTGATTACTTCATCGAAGCCTTCACAGGACATTCCTCTTCCGGATAGAAAGCCATTCTTTGCAGATTTTATATCGGAGCTGAGAGGTGAAGGCAGGCATGTTTTGAAACCGGAAGAACCGTTCGAGATGACCAGA